CGGAAATAACAACCTGAGCCATTCCAGAAATGAGATCCTTAACTTGTCCTAATATTTCTTCATTTGTGAAGTCGCCACGGATTGTATAAAAGTTTTCATCATCTAATGGTCTTATCCACTCAAGATCTACACCAATAACCATACCTTCTTCTCCAACTGCTTCAAGAGCAATTTGAGACCAGCCACCAGGAGCAGCTCCTAAATCGACTACTTTATCTCCGGATTTAATCACTTTAAAACGTTTATTAAGTTGTAAAAGTTTGTAAGAGGCTCTAGATCGGTATTGTTCTTTTTTAGCCATTTTGTAGTAATGTTCATTTTTCCTTTCTGCATTCCATTTTTTGCCCATATTATTCACCTCCCTTTGAAATTAAGTGATTTACATGTAGAATTTCCTATTTTAATGATTTCTGCTTCCAAACCATTTTCATCAACTTCAACTAACATAACAGATGGATCTGTCATTCTTGGAACAGTTGGGCTTCCAGGATTTAGGAGAATCATTTTATCAATTTCTTTAATAAATGGCACATGAGTATGTCCTGTTATTAGTACATCTACACCCATTTCAAGCCCTATGTATTTAAGTTGTTGAGTATCTCCTCTAGGATAAACTTCTCCATGGTCAATTCCAATTTTAACATCATCGACTTTAA
The Methanobacterium spitsbergense DNA segment above includes these coding regions:
- a CDS encoding RlmE family RNA methyltransferase; this encodes MGKKWNAERKNEHYYKMAKKEQYRSRASYKLLQLNKRFKVIKSGDKVVDLGAAPGGWSQIALEAVGEEGMVIGVDLEWIRPLDDENFYTIRGDFTNEEILGQVKDLISGMAQVVISDASPKLSGIKDMDNLRSADLADNALKVCDHLLMHSGNFVLKAFQGAEFENIVKNIKERFKTVKTTKPPSSKKGSVEMYIVAKGFKRMF
- a CDS encoding metallophosphoesterase; the encoded protein is MLIGVISDTHIPERATNIPEAVFEIFKDVELILHAGDLVSTTVLHELENLAPTMCVQGNMDRMYGLKFPKNEIIKVDDVKIGIDHGEVYPRGDTQQLKYIGLEMGVDVLITGHTHVPFIKEIDKMILLNPGSPTVPRMTDPSVMLVEVDENGLEAEIIKIGNSTCKSLNFKGR